The following are encoded in a window of Pseudomonas sp. JQ170C genomic DNA:
- a CDS encoding histidine kinase encodes MPNKSMRILIADEHPMQLMQLEKMLNGMGYYRIAPVECFEDLQRLVQGALQPFNLLVGNIDLANHVGVDFERFCRVNSQIQHALLYESQHLKVPAIPNAQRQAVNISLPKVPDNETLQTFMGIIDAPRVLGQLPDIAERIPHPAYTPRRMSFGSSAFSRQS; translated from the coding sequence ATGCCAAACAAATCGATGCGGATTCTGATCGCCGACGAACACCCGATGCAGTTGATGCAGCTGGAGAAGATGCTCAACGGCATGGGCTATTACCGTATTGCCCCCGTGGAATGCTTCGAGGACCTGCAGCGCCTGGTGCAAGGTGCGTTGCAGCCCTTCAATCTGCTGGTGGGCAATATCGACCTGGCCAACCATGTTGGCGTCGACTTCGAGCGTTTCTGCCGGGTCAATTCGCAGATCCAGCATGCCCTGCTGTACGAGTCCCAGCACCTGAAGGTGCCCGCCATACCGAACGCCCAGCGCCAGGCAGTGAACATCAGCCTGCCCAAAGTACCCGACAACGAGACCCTGCAAACCTTCATGGGCATCATCGATGCACCCAGGGTGCTGGGCCAATTGCCGGATATTGCCGAGCGGATCCCGCATCCGGCTTATACGCCACGACGGATGAGCTTCGGCTCGAGTGCGTTCTCCCGCCAGTCCTGA
- a CDS encoding MFS transporter, which translates to MTATTPAPATRLSRSDHKTLSLAALGGALEIYDFIIFVFFALTLSQLFFPPDMPEWLRLLQSFGIFVTGYLARPLGGILMAHFADHLGRKKVFSLSILMMALPCLLIGIMPTYADIGYFAPLILLALRILQGAAVGGEVPSAWVFVAEHAPVGRRGYALGFLQAGLTFGYLLGALTATALAQWFTAQEILDYAWRYPFLLGGVFGVIGVWLRRWLSETPVFLALRERREQPPTFPLSTVLREHRRALAPAVLLTCVLTSAVVVLVVITPTIMQQRFGMSAGHTFALSSMGIVFLNIGCVLAGLLVDRIGAWRALMFYSLMLPLGIGALYASLVSGWEWPGVAYALAGLACGVVGVVPSVMVGLFPAPVRVSGISFTYNIAYALWASTTPLMLIALMPWSPWVCAGFALVMGTVGLLTAMHFGARDVIAFEDDAVRC; encoded by the coding sequence ATGACAGCCACCACGCCTGCGCCAGCGACGCGCTTGAGCCGCAGTGACCACAAGACCTTGAGCCTGGCGGCCTTGGGTGGCGCGCTGGAAATCTACGATTTCATCATCTTCGTGTTCTTCGCCCTGACCCTGAGCCAGCTGTTCTTCCCGCCAGACATGCCGGAGTGGCTGCGCTTGCTGCAAAGCTTCGGCATTTTTGTCACCGGCTACCTGGCCAGGCCCTTGGGCGGCATCCTGATGGCGCATTTTGCCGATCACCTGGGGCGCAAGAAGGTCTTCAGCCTGAGCATCCTGATGATGGCGCTGCCGTGCTTGCTGATCGGCATCATGCCGACCTACGCCGACATCGGTTACTTCGCCCCGCTGATCCTGCTGGCCCTGCGCATTCTGCAGGGTGCGGCGGTGGGCGGGGAGGTGCCCAGTGCCTGGGTGTTCGTCGCCGAACATGCGCCAGTGGGTCGGCGCGGTTATGCCCTGGGTTTTCTCCAGGCCGGCCTGACGTTTGGCTACTTGCTCGGCGCCTTGACGGCCACAGCACTGGCGCAGTGGTTCACGGCCCAGGAGATTCTCGACTACGCCTGGCGCTATCCGTTCCTGCTGGGCGGCGTGTTCGGTGTGATCGGGGTGTGGCTGCGTCGCTGGTTGAGCGAGACACCGGTGTTCCTGGCCTTGCGCGAGCGTCGTGAGCAACCGCCGACCTTTCCGCTGAGCACCGTGTTGCGCGAGCATCGGCGGGCACTGGCGCCAGCGGTACTGCTGACCTGCGTGCTGACCTCGGCGGTGGTGGTGCTGGTGGTGATCACCCCGACCATCATGCAGCAGCGCTTTGGCATGAGCGCCGGGCATACCTTTGCCCTGAGCAGCATGGGCATCGTTTTTCTCAACATCGGCTGTGTGCTGGCCGGGTTGCTGGTTGACCGCATCGGTGCCTGGCGTGCGCTGATGTTCTACAGCCTGATGCTGCCGCTGGGTATTGGGGCCTTGTATGCAAGCCTGGTGAGCGGCTGGGAATGGCCAGGCGTGGCCTATGCTCTGGCGGGGCTGGCGTGCGGAGTAGTGGGGGTGGTGCCGTCGGTGATGGTCGGTTTGTTTCCGGCGCCGGTTCGTGTGTCGGGTATTTCCTTTACCTACAACATTGCCTACGCACTGTGGGCCAGTACCACGCCGCTGATGCTGATCGCGCTGATGCCGTGGAGTCCCTGGGTGTGTGCAGGGTTTGCGCTGGTAATGGGTACGGTGGGATTGCTGACGGCGATGCACTTCGGTGCCCGCGATGTCATTGCCTTTGAAGACGATGCCGTGCGTTGCTGA
- a CDS encoding electron transfer flavoprotein-ubiquinone oxidoreductase, translating into MEREYMEFDVVIVGAGPAGLSAACRLKQKAAEAGNEISVCVVEKGSEVGAHILSGAVFEPRALNELFPDWKELGAPLNTAVKRDDIYVLKDAGSSIKVPDLFVPKTMHNEGNYIISLGNLCRWLAQQAENLGVEIYPGFAAQEALFDENGVVHGIITGDLGVDREGNPKDGLYTPGMELRGKYTLFAEGCRGHIGKQLIKRFNLDSDADVQHYGIGLKEIWEIDPAKHEQGLVVHTAGWPLDVMAKENTGGSFLYHLENNQVVVGLIVDLSYANPFLSPFDEFQRLKHHPVISQYLEGGKRISYGARALAKGGLNSLPKMVFAGGALIGCDLGTMNVAKIKGSHTAMKSGMLAADAVADALLAGSEGGDQLNTYVEAFKASWLYEELFASRNFGPAMHKFGPMLGAAFNYVDQNWFGGKLPFTLHDTKPDYACLKLAADSKKIDYPKPDGKLSFDKLSSVFLSSTNHEEEQPCHLKLADASIPIGTNLPLYDEPAQRYCPAGVYEVVTQEDGAKRFQINAQNCVHCKTCDIKDPSQNITWVTPEGAGGPTYPNM; encoded by the coding sequence GTGGAACGCGAATACATGGAATTCGACGTGGTCATCGTCGGCGCTGGCCCGGCGGGCCTGTCCGCCGCCTGCCGATTGAAGCAGAAGGCCGCCGAAGCCGGTAACGAAATCAGCGTTTGCGTGGTTGAGAAAGGCTCTGAAGTCGGTGCCCACATCCTCTCCGGCGCGGTGTTTGAACCACGTGCCCTGAACGAACTGTTCCCGGACTGGAAAGAGCTGGGCGCCCCGCTCAACACCGCCGTCAAACGCGACGACATCTATGTGCTCAAGGATGCTGGCAGCTCGATCAAGGTTCCTGACCTGTTCGTGCCCAAGACCATGCACAACGAAGGCAACTACATCATCTCCCTGGGCAACCTGTGCCGCTGGCTCGCCCAGCAGGCCGAGAACCTGGGTGTGGAAATCTACCCGGGCTTCGCCGCCCAGGAAGCCCTGTTCGACGAGAACGGCGTAGTACACGGGATCATCACCGGCGACCTGGGTGTCGACCGTGAAGGCAATCCAAAAGACGGCCTGTACACCCCGGGCATGGAACTGCGCGGCAAATACACCCTGTTTGCCGAAGGCTGCCGTGGCCATATCGGCAAGCAACTGATCAAGCGCTTCAACCTCGACAGCGACGCCGACGTCCAGCACTACGGCATTGGCCTGAAGGAAATCTGGGAAATCGATCCGGCCAAACACGAGCAAGGCCTGGTGGTGCACACCGCCGGCTGGCCGCTGGATGTGATGGCCAAGGAAAACACCGGCGGTTCCTTCCTTTATCACCTGGAAAACAACCAGGTAGTGGTCGGCCTGATCGTCGATCTGTCGTACGCCAACCCGTTCCTGTCGCCGTTCGACGAGTTCCAGCGCCTCAAGCACCACCCGGTGATCAGCCAATACCTCGAAGGCGGCAAGCGCATCAGCTACGGCGCCCGCGCCCTGGCCAAGGGCGGCTTGAACTCGCTGCCAAAAATGGTCTTCGCCGGTGGCGCCCTGATCGGCTGCGACCTGGGCACCATGAACGTGGCCAAGATCAAAGGCAGCCACACAGCCATGAAATCCGGCATGCTCGCCGCCGACGCAGTGGCCGATGCCCTGCTGGCCGGTAGCGAAGGCGGCGATCAGCTCAACACTTACGTTGAAGCGTTCAAGGCCAGCTGGCTGTATGAAGAGCTGTTCGCCAGCCGTAACTTCGGCCCGGCCATGCATAAGTTCGGCCCGATGCTCGGCGCTGCGTTCAACTACGTTGACCAGAACTGGTTCGGCGGCAAGCTGCCGTTCACCCTGCACGACACCAAGCCAGACTACGCCTGCCTGAAGCTGGCAGCCGACTCGAAGAAAATCGACTATCCCAAGCCCGACGGCAAACTCAGCTTCGACAAGCTGAGCTCGGTGTTCCTCTCCAGCACCAACCATGAAGAAGAGCAGCCGTGCCACCTCAAGCTTGCCGATGCGAGCATCCCGATCGGCACCAACCTGCCGCTGTACGATGAGCCCGCTCAACGCTACTGCCCGGCGGGCGTGTACGAGGTTGTTACCCAGGAAGACGGCGCCAAGCGTTTCCAGATCAACGCCCAGAACTGCGTGCACTGCAAGACCTGTGACATCAAGGACCCTTCGCAGAACATCACCTGGGTCACGCCGGAAGGTGCCGGTGGTCCGACTTACCCGAACATGTAA
- a CDS encoding electron transfer flavoprotein subunit beta/FixA family protein, whose protein sequence is MKVLVAVKRVVDYNVKVRVKADNSGVDLANVKMSMNPFCEIAVEEAVRLKEKGVASEIVVVTVGPATAQEQLRTALALGADRAVLVESADELTSLAVAKLLKAVVDKEQPQLVILGKQAIDSDNNQTGQMLAALTGFAQGTFASKVEVAGDKVNVTREIDGGLQTVALNLPAIVTTDLRLNEPRYASLPNIMKAKKKPLETVTPDALGVSTASTNKTLKVEAPAARSAGIKVKSVAELVEKLKNEAKVI, encoded by the coding sequence ATGAAGGTTCTTGTAGCTGTCAAACGAGTGGTCGACTATAACGTCAAGGTTCGCGTCAAGGCGGACAACTCCGGCGTCGACCTTGCTAACGTCAAGATGTCCATGAACCCCTTCTGCGAAATCGCCGTAGAAGAAGCCGTACGCCTGAAAGAGAAGGGTGTTGCGAGCGAAATCGTGGTCGTTACCGTAGGCCCGGCCACTGCTCAGGAGCAGTTGCGTACTGCCCTGGCACTGGGTGCCGACCGTGCTGTGCTGGTCGAGTCCGCCGACGAGCTGACCTCCCTGGCCGTCGCCAAGCTGCTCAAGGCTGTGGTCGACAAAGAACAACCTCAGCTGGTGATCCTTGGCAAGCAAGCCATCGACAGCGACAACAACCAGACCGGCCAGATGCTGGCTGCGCTGACCGGCTTCGCCCAGGGTACTTTCGCCTCCAAGGTTGAAGTTGCTGGCGACAAGGTCAACGTCACCCGTGAAATCGACGGCGGCCTGCAGACTGTTGCGCTGAACCTGCCTGCGATCGTCACCACCGACCTGCGCCTGAACGAGCCACGCTACGCGTCGCTGCCGAACATCATGAAGGCCAAGAAGAAGCCGCTGGAAACTGTTACTCCAGACGCGCTGGGCGTTTCCACTGCCTCCACCAACAAGACCCTGAAAGTCGAAGCGCCGGCTGCTCGCAGCGCAGGGATCAAGGTCAAGTCGGTTGCTGAACTGGTCGAGAAACTGAAGAACGAGGCGAAGGTAATCTAA
- a CDS encoding electron transfer flavoprotein subunit alpha/FixB family protein codes for MTILVIAEHENGAVAPATLNTVAAAAKIGGDIHVLVAGQNVGGVAEAAAKIAGIAKVLVADNAAYAHQLPENVAPLVAELGKGYSHVLAPATSNGKNILPRVAALLDVDQISEIISVESADTFKRPIYAGNAIATVQSNAAVKVITVRATGFDAVAAEGGSAAVEAVAAAHNAGTSAFVGEELAKSDRPELTAAKIVVSGGRGMQNGDNFKHLYALADKLGAAVGASRAAVDAGFVPNDMQVGQTGKIVAPQLYIAVGISGAIQHLAGMKDSKVIVAINKDEEAPIFQVADYGLVADLFEAVPELEKLV; via the coding sequence ATGACTATCCTGGTTATCGCTGAACACGAAAACGGTGCCGTAGCCCCGGCCACCCTGAACACTGTTGCTGCTGCCGCCAAGATCGGTGGCGACATCCACGTGCTGGTCGCAGGCCAGAATGTGGGTGGTGTAGCTGAAGCTGCAGCGAAAATCGCTGGCATTGCCAAGGTCCTGGTTGCCGATAACGCCGCTTACGCTCACCAACTGCCAGAGAACGTTGCTCCGCTGGTCGCTGAGCTGGGCAAAGGCTACAGCCACGTGCTGGCACCTGCCACCTCCAACGGCAAGAACATCCTGCCGCGCGTTGCTGCCCTGCTGGACGTCGACCAGATCTCCGAGATCATCTCGGTTGAATCGGCTGACACCTTCAAGCGCCCGATCTACGCCGGTAACGCCATCGCTACCGTGCAATCGAACGCTGCCGTCAAGGTCATCACCGTTCGCGCCACCGGCTTCGATGCCGTTGCCGCTGAAGGGGGTTCGGCTGCGGTTGAAGCCGTTGCCGCTGCCCACAACGCTGGCACCTCGGCGTTCGTCGGCGAAGAACTGGCCAAGTCCGATCGTCCTGAGCTGACCGCTGCCAAAATCGTCGTTTCCGGCGGTCGCGGCATGCAGAACGGCGACAACTTCAAGCACCTGTACGCCCTGGCCGACAAGCTCGGCGCTGCCGTCGGCGCTTCGCGCGCTGCGGTCGACGCAGGTTTCGTACCCAACGACATGCAGGTCGGTCAGACCGGCAAGATCGTTGCTCCTCAGCTGTACATCGCCGTCGGTATCTCCGGCGCGATCCAGCACTTGGCCGGCATGAAAGACTCCAAAGTGATCGTTGCGATCAACAAGGATGAAGAAGCGCCGATCTTCCAGGTGGCCGACTACGGTCTGGTGGCGGATCTGTTTGAAGCCGTACCTGAGCTGGAGAAGCTGGTTTAA
- a CDS encoding substrate-binding periplasmic protein, with the protein MGWLGRMNTALLLAAVLLPSQAMAVGKCERLVATGSPDAPPYLWRDPKDPKHLIGANADLLNQVATQLGVKVEILYSGTRSEALEEVRSGRVDMLIDAPLMAAELTAVDYVHPPLMHNEYLVWTRHDSPLVYDGLADLHERQGSLSQKSRLTPEFEAFAKSNLKLSSAQNLTQAFQQLLLGQVEYVLAGRYSGMAMAQSLGMSNELVARGLPLDRPGLYIALSHNSACNDTWIRGQLAKKLTELPASGVSQAVLQRNIERWNAQMQAPLDAPKQ; encoded by the coding sequence ATGGGATGGCTTGGCCGGATGAATACGGCGCTGTTGCTCGCTGCGGTGTTGCTGCCGTCGCAGGCAATGGCAGTGGGCAAGTGTGAGCGCCTGGTGGCCACCGGCAGTCCCGACGCACCGCCATATTTGTGGCGTGACCCCAAGGACCCCAAACACCTGATCGGCGCCAATGCCGATCTGCTCAACCAGGTTGCGACGCAGCTTGGGGTGAAAGTTGAAATTCTCTACAGCGGCACCCGCAGCGAGGCCCTTGAAGAGGTGCGCAGCGGGCGCGTGGACATGCTGATCGATGCCCCGCTGATGGCGGCAGAGCTGACGGCCGTGGACTATGTTCACCCGCCGCTGATGCACAACGAGTATCTGGTGTGGACCCGTCACGATTCGCCGCTGGTCTACGATGGCCTGGCCGATCTGCACGAGCGCCAGGGCAGCCTGTCGCAAAAGTCGCGGCTGACACCCGAATTTGAAGCTTTCGCCAAGTCCAATTTGAAACTCTCGTCGGCACAGAACCTCACCCAGGCGTTCCAGCAGTTGCTGCTGGGCCAGGTGGAGTACGTGTTGGCCGGACGTTACTCCGGTATGGCCATGGCCCAATCGCTGGGTATGAGCAATGAGCTGGTGGCGCGCGGCTTGCCCCTGGATCGCCCGGGGTTGTATATAGCGCTGTCCCATAATTCGGCCTGCAATGACACCTGGATACGCGGACAACTGGCGAAAAAGCTGACAGAATTGCCGGCCTCCGGCGTGTCTCAGGCGGTGCTGCAACGCAATATCGAGCGCTGGAACGCGCAGATGCAGGCACCGCTGGATGCCCCTAAACAGTAG
- a CDS encoding DUF4398 domain-containing protein translates to MRTQPLFAALALLALAGCANDPAPNEQFRLSEQALEQAKAVGATEDVAELKLAEDKMARARVNMTSESYRDARMRAEQAELDARLAEARVLTSKSKEQLDLLQSRVNRLRKQLGEQQ, encoded by the coding sequence GTGAGAACCCAACCACTATTCGCCGCGCTGGCGCTACTGGCCTTGGCCGGATGTGCCAACGACCCGGCACCCAATGAGCAATTTCGCTTGTCTGAGCAGGCGCTTGAGCAGGCCAAGGCCGTCGGCGCAACCGAAGACGTGGCCGAGCTGAAGCTGGCCGAAGACAAAATGGCCAGGGCTCGGGTCAACATGACCAGTGAGTCTTACCGCGATGCCCGCATGCGTGCCGAGCAAGCAGAGCTTGATGCGCGCCTGGCCGAGGCGCGGGTGTTGACCAGCAAGAGCAAAGAGCAGCTGGACCTGCTGCAGTCGCGGGTCAATCGCCTGCGTAAACAGTTGGGGGAACAGCAGTGA
- a CDS encoding OmpA family protein encodes MATLLLVGLVGLQGCASQRSESALDDATAKFQTVKDDSDVLRSAPRDVIRAGESLARADRLSTYLGTGADVRHYAYLSERYSDIAREHTNLVLNQERLAKLELERQRLQLALREAKLASVQQQGKWVEAQIVSLATSEGDRGLVMTLGDVLFDTGRAELKNSASRTVLKLVQFLQLNPKRIVRIEGYTDSTGAPEDNLKLSRDRAQAVADMLVDLGVDEKRIQVEGYGDQYPVEANASERGRAQNRRVEIVFSDDKGKLGAAR; translated from the coding sequence ATGGCGACCCTGCTGTTGGTCGGCCTCGTGGGCCTGCAGGGTTGTGCCAGCCAGCGCAGCGAATCGGCGCTCGATGATGCGACAGCCAAGTTCCAGACCGTAAAGGACGATTCCGACGTATTGCGCAGTGCGCCTCGGGATGTGATCCGCGCCGGTGAATCCCTGGCCCGTGCTGACCGTCTGTCAACCTATCTGGGCACCGGTGCCGATGTTCGCCACTACGCCTACCTGAGCGAGCGTTACAGCGACATCGCTCGCGAGCACACCAACCTTGTGCTGAATCAGGAGCGCCTGGCCAAGCTGGAACTTGAGCGCCAGCGGCTGCAACTGGCGCTGCGCGAAGCCAAGCTTGCCAGCGTTCAGCAGCAGGGCAAGTGGGTGGAGGCGCAGATTGTCAGCCTGGCCACCAGCGAGGGTGACCGCGGTCTGGTGATGACCCTGGGGGATGTGTTGTTCGATACCGGTCGTGCAGAGTTGAAGAACTCAGCCAGCCGTACCGTACTCAAGCTGGTGCAGTTCCTGCAGCTCAACCCCAAGCGTATCGTGCGTATCGAAGGCTACACCGACAGCACCGGCGCACCGGAAGACAACCTCAAATTGTCCCGTGATCGAGCCCAGGCCGTAGCGGATATGCTGGTCGACCTGGGTGTCGACGAGAAGCGCATCCAGGTTGAAGGTTATGGCGACCAGTACCCCGTCGAAGCCAATGCCTCCGAGCGGGGCAGGGCGCAGAATCGCCGGGTCGAGATTGTGTTCTCCGACGACAAGGGCAAGCTCGGCGCTGCACGCTGA
- a CDS encoding aminotransferase-like domain-containing protein, which translates to MTNLLLYQRIAQQLAEDIRRGVYQPGERVPSVRKMSSQLNVSHATVLQAYANLEDQGLIRARPQSGYYVHQTPALTAQTPDIARVERPGLVTRSSIIQQVLTEARRDGVFPFGAAVPHVDYLPVRALHQQLAKVTRFHSPRAFSYMFSPGFEPLRRQIAIRMRDAGVVVDPSEVVVTHGCVDALQMSLRVLTKPGDLIAAESPTYYGLLQLADLLGLKVIEIPSDPSTGISLEALQLAANQWSIKALVLTARLSNPLGGTIPEDRQKQLLRLASDFDIQIVEDDIYGELMFEQGKTKALKAFDRLGRVIYCSSFSKTLSPGVRIGWMIAGKYQAEIQRLQTFTTHSACSVTQMGVAAYLENGGYDRHLRYIRQEYRKNLSAYQLAVQQHFPEGTQMTRPTGGFILWVSLPGRVNTQELHVRALQQGISIAPGLIFSNTEQFNHCIRLNCGIPWNREAERALMTLGMLASQLCQETGSAGFF; encoded by the coding sequence ATGACGAACCTGCTGCTCTATCAACGCATCGCCCAGCAACTGGCCGAAGATATCCGGCGCGGTGTGTATCAGCCGGGTGAGCGCGTGCCGTCGGTGCGCAAAATGAGTTCGCAGCTCAATGTCAGTCATGCCACGGTGCTGCAGGCCTACGCCAATCTCGAAGACCAGGGGCTTATCCGCGCCCGGCCGCAGTCTGGCTACTACGTGCACCAGACGCCCGCGCTGACCGCGCAAACCCCGGACATCGCCAGGGTAGAGCGACCAGGCCTGGTGACCCGCAGTAGTATCATCCAACAAGTATTGACCGAGGCCCGGCGCGACGGCGTGTTCCCGTTCGGCGCAGCGGTGCCGCATGTGGACTACCTGCCGGTGCGTGCGCTGCACCAGCAATTGGCCAAAGTCACACGCTTTCATAGCCCTCGGGCCTTCAGCTACATGTTCAGCCCGGGGTTCGAGCCCTTGCGCCGACAGATTGCCATTCGTATGCGCGATGCCGGAGTGGTGGTTGATCCCAGTGAGGTGGTCGTCACCCACGGTTGCGTCGATGCCCTGCAAATGTCGTTGAGGGTGTTGACCAAGCCTGGCGATCTGATTGCCGCGGAATCACCTACTTATTATGGCCTGCTGCAGTTGGCAGACCTGCTGGGGCTCAAGGTCATTGAAATTCCCAGCGATCCGTCGACCGGTATCAGCCTCGAGGCGCTGCAACTGGCAGCCAACCAGTGGTCGATCAAGGCCTTGGTGTTGACCGCGCGCCTGAGTAATCCGCTCGGTGGCACCATTCCCGAAGATCGCCAGAAGCAGCTGTTGCGCCTGGCCTCGGATTTCGACATTCAGATCGTCGAAGACGACATCTATGGCGAATTGATGTTCGAGCAGGGCAAGACCAAGGCGCTCAAGGCCTTCGATCGTCTGGGGCGAGTGATCTACTGTTCGAGCTTTTCCAAGACCTTGTCGCCGGGTGTGCGTATCGGCTGGATGATCGCGGGCAAATACCAGGCGGAAATCCAGCGCTTGCAGACCTTCACTACCCACTCCGCCTGCAGTGTGACCCAGATGGGAGTGGCCGCTTATCTTGAAAATGGCGGTTATGACCGGCACCTGCGCTACATCCGCCAGGAGTACCGGAAAAACCTCAGCGCCTATCAGTTGGCGGTGCAGCAGCACTTCCCCGAGGGCACCCAAATGACCCGGCCGACCGGCGGGTTCATTCTCTGGGTGAGCTTGCCTGGGCGGGTCAACACTCAGGAGCTACATGTGCGTGCACTGCAGCAGGGGATCAGCATTGCGCCGGGGCTGATCTTCAGCAATACAGAACAGTTCAACCACTGTATTCGCTTGAACTGTGGTATTCCGTGGAACCGCGAGGCGGAGCGTGCCTTGATGACCTTGGGGATGTTGGCCAGTCAGTTGTGCCAGGAGACCGGTTCCGCCGGTTTCTTCTGA
- a CDS encoding translation initiation factor 2, with product MKALRGVGLILCLLGVWVGSGSVMVQAAPEAGASATEKVHSAEKAKPPVRHKATKPAKPAPEPLPSARVDLSLPAEMVKDLKPASQDPVSTPKPLLPYLFGEKPPSDSPFQLNGRLLSNEMQLQLRNDARQEIEGAAIEFEFKQ from the coding sequence ATGAAAGCGTTGCGTGGTGTCGGCCTGATCCTGTGTTTGCTGGGTGTTTGGGTTGGCAGCGGCTCGGTAATGGTTCAGGCGGCGCCCGAGGCGGGGGCGTCGGCGACGGAAAAAGTCCATTCGGCCGAAAAAGCCAAGCCGCCAGTGCGGCACAAGGCGACAAAGCCCGCCAAGCCGGCACCCGAGCCCCTGCCCAGCGCCAGGGTTGATCTCAGTCTGCCTGCCGAGATGGTCAAGGACCTCAAGCCTGCATCCCAGGACCCGGTGTCGACGCCAAAACCGTTACTGCCTTATCTGTTTGGTGAAAAACCACCCTCCGACAGCCCGTTTCAGCTCAACGGCCGGTTGTTGAGCAACGAAATGCAGCTGCAACTGCGCAACGATGCCCGTCAGGAAATCGAAGGCGCCGCCATCGAGTTCGAGTTCAAGCAATAA
- a CDS encoding YkgJ family cysteine cluster protein produces MNCREGCGACCIAPSISSAIPGMPKGKPAGERCLHLSVANLCGLFGKPERPAVCGGFKADVEVCGSDRDEAIRILGWLEQMTAA; encoded by the coding sequence ATGAACTGCCGTGAAGGTTGTGGCGCCTGTTGCATAGCGCCCTCCATCAGTTCCGCGATCCCCGGCATGCCCAAGGGCAAGCCGGCGGGTGAGCGTTGCCTGCACCTGTCGGTCGCTAATCTGTGTGGATTGTTCGGCAAGCCCGAGCGGCCAGCGGTATGTGGCGGCTTCAAGGCCGATGTGGAGGTGTGCGGCAGCGATCGCGACGAGGCGATCAGAATCCTTGGCTGGCTGGAGCAAATGACGGCAGCCTGA
- a CDS encoding START domain-containing protein, which translates to MGSFKQVAVVIGLSAMLAPLAHADDWKVAKDEDGIKISLSEVAGSEYKAYRGVTVIKAPLAKVKALQEDVVGACAWIHECKSQKLLKHEGDQTWTYTQFNTPWPVTARDSILHVTTTQDADGSLTRKLEGVPKYQPEEKGFVRVSQVEGFWKLVPKGDTTEVTYQVHTEPGGSVPSWLANKFVVDAPFNTLKALKAKAEKQ; encoded by the coding sequence ATGGGATCGTTTAAGCAAGTGGCAGTGGTCATCGGGTTGAGCGCAATGCTGGCACCGCTGGCGCATGCCGATGACTGGAAAGTGGCCAAGGATGAAGACGGCATCAAGATTTCGCTGAGCGAAGTGGCCGGTTCCGAGTACAAGGCCTACCGTGGCGTCACCGTGATCAAGGCGCCGCTGGCCAAGGTCAAGGCGTTGCAGGAAGACGTGGTCGGCGCTTGCGCGTGGATTCATGAATGCAAATCGCAAAAATTGCTCAAGCACGAAGGCGACCAGACCTGGACCTACACCCAGTTCAATACCCCGTGGCCGGTAACGGCGCGTGATTCGATCCTGCATGTCACCACGACCCAGGATGCCGATGGAAGCCTGACCCGCAAGCTTGAGGGGGTGCCCAAGTACCAGCCCGAGGAGAAGGGTTTTGTGCGTGTGTCCCAGGTTGAGGGTTTCTGGAAGCTGGTGCCCAAGGGCGATACCACTGAAGTGACCTACCAGGTGCACACCGAGCCTGGCGGCAGCGTGCCGTCTTGGTTGGCCAACAAGTTTGTGGTGGATGCGCCGTTCAATACGTTGAAGGCGTTGAAGGCGAAGGCTGAGAAACAGTAA